The genomic window GATACATGCGCGTTGCGTCGGAAACTGTGCCGCCATCGTAAATGCCGGCCTCTACAGCCGCGGATTCCCCGTTTGCCGCGGCCCGCAACATGGCGTCCAGCGCAACCATCGCATAAACGTAACCGCTAAGCGCGGCACGACGCTGTTCTATCGTAGCGCCGCCGGTATTGCGGCGGTAAACCGGCAACACCATCTGGAATCCGCCTTGCGCGCTCTGCTTATTCCCGGCCGCGAGCACAACTTTTCCCGAAATTGCGATGCCGGCGCTGTCGCGCGCTTTCAGTATCGCCTGCCTGCGCGCAGGTTCGGTGAGCATGTCGAAGCCGGCCATGCGCGCATTGTCGGGGGTGGATGGCTCGACAAAAATGACAGGCGCATAGGCGTCGCGCTGGCCCGGAGGCGTAATCGCGTAAGACGGCAACCCTTGTTTGCGCACGCGCCCCTCGTGGCGGGACCTGCTTGCGCCGGGTACGTGCTCGGCATAGCCAAGCGCCGCAATGCCCGGATAGCGCTTATCGATCTGCAATGCCTGCACGAAGGAACGCCATTCGCTGGGTTCCACGCCCGGTGTGGCGGTAAACAACGCAGCGGCGCTGTACAGCAACGATTCGTAATCGCCCAGCCGGACACGCATTGCCCCGGTAATGCCTTGCGCGCGTTCGGCCAGCCGTTCGGCCGAGGCTACACGGTGATCCGCCTTGACCCACGCCCATACGCACAGTGTGAGAACGAGGCCAAAGCCGAATGCGACTGCGCCCCAGGTGAATTCGCGGCGCGCGAACCAGGCGGTGCGAAGTTTCAGCGCTTGCCGCCCAGGATCGAGCCCAGCACGCCGCGCAGAATCTGGCGGCCGATGCCGGAGCCGATGGAACGCGCCGCGCTGGTTGCCGCCGCTTCGATTATGCCTGCGCGCTGCCGGCTGGCGCCGCCGCGCGGTCCGGGAGCCGAGCCGCCCAGCACACTGCAGAGGACGCCGCCGAACAGACTTCCACCGCCTGATTTCTCCTCGACTTTCGGCGCCTCGGCTGCTTTTGCCGCCGACGCTGCGCGCTCCGCGAGCAGTTCGTACGCCGACTCGCGGTCTTCGATTTTTTCATAGTGACCGCTGAGCACCGAACCGCTCATCACCTGCTTGCGCTCCGCGGCGGTCGCCGGGCCGATGCGGCTGGCGGGCGGCACGACAAACGCGCGCTCGACCACCGAAGGCCGTCCCTTTTCGTCGAGGAAAGAGATCAGCGCTTCGCCGACGCCGAGTTCGGTGATCGCTTTTTCGGTGTCGAGCTTGGGATTGGCGCGCAAGGTCGTGGCCGCGGTTTTGACCGCTTTTTGATCGCGCGGCGTAAACGCGCGCAACGCGTGTTGAACCCGATTGCCGAGTTGCGCGAGCACCTTGTCGGGGACATCGAGCGGATTCTGCGTCACGAAATAGACGCCGACGGCCTTCGAGCGGATCAAGCGCACGACTTGCTCGATTTTTTCGAGCAGCGCCGGCGGCGCGTCGGTAAAAAGCAGATGCGCCTCATCGAAAATGAATACGAGCTTGGGCTTGTCCAGGTCGCCGACTTCCGGCAGGTGCTCGAACAATTCGGACAGCAGCCACAGCAGCATGGTCGCGTACACTTTGGGCGAGTGGTAGAGCTTTTCGGCGGCCAGGATATTGATCATGCCGCGGCCGTCATTGCCGGTCTGCATCAGATCGGTGATATCGAGCGACGGCTCGCCGAATACTTTTTCGCCGCCTTGCGCTTCGAGCCCGAGCACGCCGCGCTGGATCGCGCCGACGCTGGCGGCCGAGATATTGCCGTATTGCGTGATGAAGGTTTTCGCGTTGTCGCCGACATGCTGCAGCAGCGCGCGCAAATCCTTGAGATCAAGCAGCAGCAGGCCGTTGTCGTCGGCGATTTTGAAGGCGAGCGTCAAGACACCTTGCTGGGTATCGTTCAGATTCAGCAACCGGCTGAGCAAAAGCGGCCCCATGTCGGAAACCGTCGCGCGCACCGGATGACCGAGCTCGCCGAACACGTCCCAGAACGTGACCGGGCAGCCGGCGAATTTGAAATCCGCGAGATCGAGCTGCGCGACGCGCTCGTTGACCTTGGCGTGCTCACCGCCGGGAAACGCCATCCCGCCGAGATCGCCTTTAACATCGGCCAGAAATACCGGCACCCCAATGTTCGAAAAACCCTGCGCCAGCGTCTGCAAGGTAATCGTTTTGCCGGTCCCGGTGGCGCCGGTAATCAGGCCGTGCCGGCTGGCCAGTGCAGGCAGCAGGCTCAATTCGGTTTGATCTTTCTTTGCGACCAGTAAAGGTTCAGGCATGGGGTGCTCCGTGGTAGGAAGTGCCGCGCGGCGGCCGGCGAAAGGGACCTCTAAATGGTAACATTACGAGCTTCATGACGTTCGGGATGGATGCATGGCTGGCCATAGCAAGTGGGCAAATATCAAGCACAAAAAAGCCGCGACCGATGCCAAACGCGGCAAGATTTTCACGCGCCTGATCAAGGAAATCACGGTTTCGGCGCGGCTTGCCGGCAGCGATTCGGGCTCGAATCCGCGGCTGCGGCTGGCGATCGACAAAGCCTATGAGCAAAACATGCCGAAAGACAATGTCGAGCGCGCGATCAAGCGCGGCGCCGGCGAACTCGAAGGCGTGAACTACGAGGAAATCCGCTACGAAGGCTACGGCATTGCCGGCGCCGCGGTGATCGTCGATTGCATGACGGATAACCGCGTGCGCACGGTGGCCGACGTGCGCCATGCGTTCGTGAAATACGGCGGCAGCCTCGGCACCGACGGCTCGGTCGCGTTCCTGTTCAGGCATTGCGGGCAATTAGTTTTCGCGCCGGGCACCGATGAAAACAAATTGATGGAAGCCGCGCTCGAAGCCGGCGCCGACGACGTCATCAGCAACGACGACGGCAGCATTGAAGTGCTCACCGCGCCATACGATTTCATCGCCGTCAAGGAAGCCCTCGAAAAAGCCAGACTCAAGCCCGAGCTTGCCGAGGTCACGATGAAGCCATCCAATGAGGCGGTCCTGAACGGCGATGACGCAACCCGCATGCAAAAGCTGCTCGACGCGCTGGAGAGTCTGGACGACGTGCAGGACGTTTATACCAATGCCGTGCTCGACTGACTTTCGCTAATTGGAAATTTTCCAGTTTCTCGCGGCTTTCGCTTGCGCGCTGTTCGCCGGCGCGGCGCTCTACGTCAATCTCGTTGAACATCCGGCGCGCGTTTCCTGTGGCGTCACGGTAGCGTTGGCGCAGTGGGCGCCAAGCTATCAGCGGGCGACAAGAATGCAGGCGCCGTTAGCCGTCATCGGCCTGATTTGCGCGCTGATCGCCTGGTTCGAGGGCGCGGGTTATTGGTGGTTGATCGGCGCAATCCTCCTGGGCGCTGTCGTTCCGTTCACTTTTCTGGTCATCATGCCGACCAACCAGCGGCTCTTGGCGCCCGATCTCGATTCCGCCGAAGCGCGCCGCCTGTTGCAAAAATGGAATGCGCTGCATGGGGTAAGAACCGCGTTGAGCCTGGTCGCGCTTGTCATCTTTCTAGGGGCCTGCTCACACATAAATCATGCCCCGCGCTTTGCTCTCGCGGGATGCGATGCGAGGCGGACGGCGCGCCGCAGGGCCATTCCCTGCAAGCAACGGCCAACGACGCAGCGCGCCCGCCACACCAAAGCCCCTACGGGTTGCCCCCAAACCGGGCGCTCACTTTGTCGCGGACCCTCGTGAAGGGAATGACCCTTCACTTCGGCCCGCTTCGCGCGATCATCCCGATTTGGGGCAACGCGGGGCATGATTTATGTGTGAACAGGCCCGAAAGCAGCAGGGTGAAGATCGGGAACCCAGGTTCGACTTCCAGCTGTCGACTACGGCTTATTGCGGGATGAGGATCACCCCAGCCAGCGGCGGTACAGTAATTTCGATCGATTCCGGCAGGCCCATCCAGGCCGATCCAACGGTGAGCGCTCCGCGATTACCCAGATTGCCGCCGCAGTAGTATTCCGAATCGCTGTTAAATACTTCACGATAAACGCCGGCGCGCGGTACGCCGATCTTGTAACCCGGCCGCGGCACCGGCGTGAAATTCAGGACGACGACGACGAACGAGCCGTCGCGCGCACGCCGTAGATAGCTGATGACCGATTGATCGGAATCGCAGCAGTCGATCCAGCTGAAACCTTCCTGTTGAAAATCGAGTTGATGCAAAGCCGGCAGCTCGCGGTACAGGCGATTCAGATCGCGCGAGAGTTGGTGCACGCCACGGTGCCAATCGAGCCCCAATAAGCCCCATTCGAGTTCCCATTGCGTCTGCCACTCACGGCCCTGGGCGAATTCGTTGCCCATGAAATTCAGCTTCTTGCCGGCATAGGTCATCTGATACGTCAGCATTAGCCGAACGTTGGCGAATTTCTGCCAGACATCGCCGGGCATGCGGCCGAGCAGCGTGCCTTTGCCGTGCACGACCTCATCGTGCGAGAACGGCAGGACGAAGTTTTCGGTATAGGCGTATATCTGGCCGAAAGTCAGTTGGTCGTGACTGTAGCGGCGATGGATCGGGTCGTGCGCCATGTACGATAGCGTGTCGTTCATCCAGCCCATATTCCATTTGCATGAAAAGCCGAGACCGCCGAGGTAGACCGGGCGCGAAACGCCGGGCCAGGCGGTCGATTCCTCCGCGATCGACAGAGCGCCCGGAAAATCGTCGTGCAGCATGATATTCAATTCGCGCAGGAATTCGATGGCGTCGAGATTCTCGCGGCCGCCGTGCCGGTTCGGCAACCACTCACCGGCCTTGCGCGAGTAATCGAGATAGAGCATGGAAGCGACAGCATCGACGCGTATGCCATCGAAGTGAAATTCGCCGAGCCAGTAATGCGCGCTCGACAGCAAAAAGCTTTTTACTTCGTTGCGCGAATAATTGAAGATGTGCGTGCCCCAATCCTGGTGCAGGCCGAGACGCGGATCTTCGTGTTCGTACAACGCGGTGCCGTCGAAGCGCGCCAAAGCGAACGCATCCTGCGGAAAGTGCGCGGGAACCCAGTCCAGCAGCACGCCGATGTTTGCGCGGTGGCAGGCGTCGATAAAGGCGCGCAAATCATCGGGAGAACCGAAGCGCGAGGTCGGCGCGAAATAACCGGTCGTCTGGTAACCCCAGGATTCATCGAGCGGATGCTCGGATATCGGCATCAACTCGATGTGGGTGTAGCCCATGTCGACGACATAGGGCACGAGATGCTCGGCGAGATCGCGATACGTGTAGAAGCGGCCGTCGGGATGACGGCGCCACGAGCCCGCGTGAACTTCGTAAACGTTGATCGGCGCATGCAGCCAGTCCCAATTCGCGCGGCGCGTCATCCAGTCACTGTCGCCCCATTGGTGGTGGCCGATCTCGGCCGAGCGCGCCGCCGTACTCGGACGCAACTCGAATCCTTGCGCGTAGGGATCGGTTTTCACGAAGATCGCGCCGGACCGGTTGCGAATTTCATACTTGTACAATGCGCCGACCGCGAGCCCCGGGATGAAAAGTTCCCAGACGCCGCTAGCTCCGTGCGCGCGCATCGGATGAACGCGGCCATCCCAGCGGTTGAAGTCGCCGACAATGCTGACGCGCTCGGCATTCGGCGCCCACACGGCATAGCGGATGCCGGCGATGCCGTTCATCTCGACCGCATGCGAACCGAGCAGACGGTAGGCCTGATGCAGCCGGCCTTCGTTGAACAGATACAGATCATGATCGGACAGACCGGGCGGAAACGCATACGCATCGTAACCGGCCCAGACCGCGCCGCCTTGCTCCGAACGCAATTTGTACGGCGACGGCGGCGGCAGGTTGCCGCGCCATTCGAAAATGCCATCGGCGTGGATGCGCGTCATCGGCTCGGCGTGGTGATCGCCGCCTTGCTCGATTTCCAGCCACATGCGCTCTGCATAAGGATTGAATACTCGAACCAGATGCCGGGAACCCTCGTCGCGCGCGCCCAGGTAACTGAAGGGATCGCTGAGCCGCGCTTGCAGCAAGGGTTCGATCAGCGCGTTACGCGGATTGACTTTCGGGGGGGTCTCGTGTTTCATAAGTTCGTCTCTGTAACTGATCGTATGGCCCGATCGCGTCGCCGGCGCGGTCGCGGTTCCTCAACAAAGCCACGGAGTCGCCTGCCGTTTTGCCTAATAATCTAACCTCGGATTCTGTTCCGGGTTCGCAGCCGGATTCGTCGTCGACCTTGCAGCCCGATCCACTTCGCGACCCTTTGCGGGATTCGCTGCGCTTTGTCAGCCGCATCACCAAGAACACTTACGCCATCGTGCTGGCCGGCGGCCGCGGCACCCGGCTCAACCAGTTGACCGCCTGGCGCGCCAAGCCTGCGGTGCCGTTCGGCGGCAAATTCCGCATCATCGATTTCCCGCTCTCCAATTGCGTGAATTCGGGCATACGCCGCATCGGCGTTGCCACGCAATATAAAGCGCAAAGCCTGATTCAACACATCCAGCGCGGCTGGAGTTTCCTCGATGGCCGCGTCAAGGAATTCGTCGATGTGCTGCCGGCGCAGCAACGCGTCGAGGAAAGCTGGTATCGCGGCACCGCCGACGCGGTGTTCCAGAATCTGGACATCCTGCGCGACTACAAGCCGGATTATCTGCTGATTCTGGCCGGCGATCACGTCTACAAGATGGACTACGGAAGGCTGCTCGCGTTCCATGTGGCAAAAACGGCCGATGCGACGATCGCCTGCCTTGAAGTTCCGGTAGCCGACGCGGCGTCGTTTGGCGTGATGGCGGTCGATGAGAAGTGGCGCGTCTCCGCGTTCCTCGAAAAACCAGCCAGCCCGCCGCATGTGCCCGGAAATCCCGCCATTGCGCTCGCCAGCATGGGCATTTATGTGTTCAACGCGGCTTTCCTGTACGAGCAACTGATCCGCGATGCCGACGACCCGCATTCCAGCCACGATTTCGGCAAAGACATCATCCCGCACATCATGTCGCGCTATCGCGTGTTTGCCCAGCCGTTTGCCGACAGTTGCGTGCATAAAGTCGGCGGCGTGCCGTACTGGCGCGACGTCGGCACAATCGATGCCTACTGG from Burkholderiales bacterium includes these protein-coding regions:
- a CDS encoding YebC/PmpR family DNA-binding transcriptional regulator; this encodes MAGHSKWANIKHKKAATDAKRGKIFTRLIKEITVSARLAGSDSGSNPRLRLAIDKAYEQNMPKDNVERAIKRGAGELEGVNYEEIRYEGYGIAGAAVIVDCMTDNRVRTVADVRHAFVKYGGSLGTDGSVAFLFRHCGQLVFAPGTDENKLMEAALEAGADDVISNDDGSIEVLTAPYDFIAVKEALEKARLKPELAEVTMKPSNEAVLNGDDATRMQKLLDALESLDDVQDVYTNAVLD
- a CDS encoding DUF1772 domain-containing protein, whose protein sequence is MFQFLAAFACALFAGAALYVNLVEHPARVSCGVTVALAQWAPSYQRATRMQAPLAVIGLICALIAWFEGAGYWWLIGAILLGAVVPFTFLVIMPTNQRLLAPDLDSAEARRLLQKWNALHGVRTALSLVALVIFLGACSHINHAPRFALAGCDARRTARRRAIPCKQRPTTQRARHTKAPTGCPQTGRSLCRGPS
- a CDS encoding DUF853 family protein; protein product: MPEPLLVAKKDQTELSLLPALASRHGLITGATGTGKTITLQTLAQGFSNIGVPVFLADVKGDLGGMAFPGGEHAKVNERVAQLDLADFKFAGCPVTFWDVFGELGHPVRATVSDMGPLLLSRLLNLNDTQQGVLTLAFKIADDNGLLLLDLKDLRALLQHVGDNAKTFITQYGNISAASVGAIQRGVLGLEAQGGEKVFGEPSLDITDLMQTGNDGRGMINILAAEKLYHSPKVYATMLLWLLSELFEHLPEVGDLDKPKLVFIFDEAHLLFTDAPPALLEKIEQVVRLIRSKAVGVYFVTQNPLDVPDKVLAQLGNRVQHALRAFTPRDQKAVKTAATTLRANPKLDTEKAITELGVGEALISFLDEKGRPSVVERAFVVPPASRIGPATAAERKQVMSGSVLSGHYEKIEDRESAYELLAERAASAAKAAEAPKVEEKSGGGSLFGGVLCSVLGGSAPGPRGGASRQRAGIIEAAATSAARSIGSGIGRQILRGVLGSILGGKR
- the glgC gene encoding glucose-1-phosphate adenylyltransferase, with protein sequence MRDSLRFVSRITKNTYAIVLAGGRGTRLNQLTAWRAKPAVPFGGKFRIIDFPLSNCVNSGIRRIGVATQYKAQSLIQHIQRGWSFLDGRVKEFVDVLPAQQRVEESWYRGTADAVFQNLDILRDYKPDYLLILAGDHVYKMDYGRLLAFHVAKTADATIACLEVPVADAASFGVMAVDEKWRVSAFLEKPASPPHVPGNPAIALASMGIYVFNAAFLYEQLIRDADDPHSSHDFGKDIIPHIMSRYRVFAQPFADSCVHKVGGVPYWRDVGTIDAYWEANMELTKVTPDLNMYDQDWPIWTHQEQLPPAKFVFDDDTRRGMAIDSLVSGGCIISGATVRRSLLFSDVRVNSYSQIEDSVILPNVDVGRHVILKRVIVDRRCKLPEGLTVGVDAEHDRKRFHVTERGITLITPDMLGQRAPQLR
- the glgB gene encoding 1,4-alpha-glucan branching protein GlgB, which translates into the protein MKHETPPKVNPRNALIEPLLQARLSDPFSYLGARDEGSRHLVRVFNPYAERMWLEIEQGGDHHAEPMTRIHADGIFEWRGNLPPPSPYKLRSEQGGAVWAGYDAYAFPPGLSDHDLYLFNEGRLHQAYRLLGSHAVEMNGIAGIRYAVWAPNAERVSIVGDFNRWDGRVHPMRAHGASGVWELFIPGLAVGALYKYEIRNRSGAIFVKTDPYAQGFELRPSTAARSAEIGHHQWGDSDWMTRRANWDWLHAPINVYEVHAGSWRRHPDGRFYTYRDLAEHLVPYVVDMGYTHIELMPISEHPLDESWGYQTTGYFAPTSRFGSPDDLRAFIDACHRANIGVLLDWVPAHFPQDAFALARFDGTALYEHEDPRLGLHQDWGTHIFNYSRNEVKSFLLSSAHYWLGEFHFDGIRVDAVASMLYLDYSRKAGEWLPNRHGGRENLDAIEFLRELNIMLHDDFPGALSIAEESTAWPGVSRPVYLGGLGFSCKWNMGWMNDTLSYMAHDPIHRRYSHDQLTFGQIYAYTENFVLPFSHDEVVHGKGTLLGRMPGDVWQKFANVRLMLTYQMTYAGKKLNFMGNEFAQGREWQTQWELEWGLLGLDWHRGVHQLSRDLNRLYRELPALHQLDFQQEGFSWIDCCDSDQSVISYLRRARDGSFVVVVLNFTPVPRPGYKIGVPRAGVYREVFNSDSEYYCGGNLGNRGALTVGSAWMGLPESIEITVPPLAGVILIPQ